The following coding sequences are from one Thunnus maccoyii chromosome 17, fThuMac1.1, whole genome shotgun sequence window:
- the LOC121882676 gene encoding uncharacterized protein LOC121882676 translates to MTDRVDEPSEPELFDLIVDYIKSEKLGALEDGGMAQLLHLDDMLSDLVATQSEAVGVAQTAPPENEGSTTIQQGCSIPPHRKPSQPTTPPATPTTDIPRHSLHMDRDIHSLPPSPRNRDAHTNPSTENRDLHTFPSPAGRGNVMLARDLTTPALAKSPTTGFGGAPPGRVSLSSSMGDQVLRFNDVAALLPRREFKLHGGQISDVGSDMSYSSLCKQIDEGLHEGFTESEIIRTVIKITKPGTFREMLANKGDLTVDELKRFLRAHIRDKNSTELFQELSNAKQQDKENPQQFLYRIMGLKQRVLFESQQPGAEFSYDKRLVQGTFLHTLYQGLNEKNNHVRHDLKPLLTDLQVSDDFLLDQITKSTSEEAERLKRLGTVSKTRPVTVSTAQLDCSDSAKQDKVDTQLQANRAAIQELTAQVSSLTKHLAQMVKPADSVTPGGPCSTTACPQAPTTDNRGRCNDCVQQSKVSCPHCFVCGQAGHRAIGCLQRKLSGNGMRSLVRGNQ, encoded by the coding sequence ATGACTGATCGTGTTGATGAGCCGAGTGAACCAGAACTGTTTGATCTGATTGTTGACTACATCAAGAGTGAGAAGTTGGGAGCCCTGGAGGATGGAGGCATGGCCCAGCTCCTCCACCTTGACGATATGTTGAGTGACCTGGTGGCCACGCAAAGTGAAGCGGTTGGGGTTGCCCAGACGGCGCCTCCTGAGAATGAAGGTTCAACAACCATTCAACAGGGGTGCTCCATTCCACCCCATCGTAAACCCAGCCAGCCAACCACACCTCCAGCTACCCCTACTACAGACATACCCAGACATTCATTGCACATGGACAGAGACATTCATTCACTGCCACCCTCACCACGGAACAGAGATGCACACACTAACCCCTCTACAGAGAACAGAGATCTCCACACATTTCCATCACCTGCCGGAAGAGGCAATGTTATGTTAGCAAGAGACCTTACCACTCCAGCATTAGCCAAGTCACCCACAACAGGTTTTGGTGGTGCTCCTCCTGGTAGGGTGAGTCTGTCTTCCAGCATGGGAGATCAGGTACTGAGGTTTAATGatgttgcagctctgcttccgCGCAGAGAATTTAAGCTACATGGTGGCCAAATTTCTGATGTGGGTTCTGATATGTCATACAGTAGCCTTTGTAAACAAATTGATGAAGGTTTGCATGAAGGTTTTACTGAGTCAGAGATAATTCGTACAGTGATTAAGATAACAAAACCTGGTACGTTTAGAGAAATGTTGGCTAATAAAGGTGATTTAACTGTTGATGAGCTAAAGCGGTTTCTCCGCGCACACATCAGGGACAAAAACAGTACTGAACTTTTCCAAGAGCTAAGTAATGCCAAGCAACAAGACAAAGAGAATCCACAGCAGTTTCTGTACAGGATAATGGGGTTAAAACAGCGTGTTCTGTTTGAGTCACAACAGCCTGGTGCTGAGTTTAGCTATGACAAAAGGCTCGTTCAGGGCACTTTTCTCCACACTCTTTACCAGggcttaaatgaaaaaaacaaccatgtCAGACATGACCTCAAGCCACTTCTCACCGACTTGCAGGTTAGTGATGACTTTCTGTTAGACCAGATCACTAAGTCTACGAGCGAGGAAGCTGAAAGACTTAAACGACTTGGCACAGTAAGCAAAACCCGACCAGTGACAGTGAGCACAGCTCAGCTTGACTGTAGTGACTCAGCTAAGCAAGATAAAGTTGACACTCAGCTACAGGCTAACCGTGCTGCTATTCAAGAACTGACTGCACAAGTGTCCTCACTGACCAAACATCTGGCACAGATGGTAAAGCCTGCTGACAGTGTCACACCTGGGGGTCCCTGCTCCACCACAGCTTGTCCTCAGGCGCCAACAACTGATAACAGGGGCAGATGCAATGACTGTGTACAGCAAAGCAAAGTGAGCTGCCCTCACTGCTTTGTTTGTGGCCAAGCTGGACACCGCGCCATTGGCTGTCTCCAAAGGAAACTATCGGGAAACGGAATGAGGTCACTGGTGAGGGGCAACCAGTGA